The segment CATATTGAACCGCTTCGCTTAAAACCACCGGTATGCTCTCGGAGCGGGAAGGAATAATGATGCAGTCAGCTTTGTTATAATACCCGGCTTTTACTTTCTCGTCTGTAATTTTCCCTATAAATAAAACTTTTTCTGTAAGATTATTTTTTTTTACTTCATTCAGCAGAGAAGCCATCATTTCGCCATCTCCAATGATAGTACATGTAAAATTTAAACTGCCGGTTTCTTCCTTTAATAATTTGAATGCTTCAATCAGGACATCGATGCCTTTCACATGCGTGAGCCGCCCAACATAAAGGAACGTGATTTCTTTTTTGGCGATAGGATTATCCGCTAATGAAGCTTCAGGAATATTTATTTTATGAAATGTAGGCAAAAACTCGCTCTTGCGCGAAGAAATTTTTTGAATAATGTCGCATAGTTCTAACCCATCAGCAAATACTGCCTTAGAGTTATTGATAATAAGCCGCAACAATAATCTTGTGAAAAAATTGTCTTTGTTGTTGTAGATATCAGAACCAAGCGACCAAAGCAGGTAGGGAGTTTTCTTTGAAAAGATATTTTTCAGGAAAACATATAAACCGGATGGAACAATCCAGAGGCAAATAAAAATATCAATCTTTTTTTCTCTGACGATTTTTTTTGAATGTCTGGCCCCATTATACAATAAAGAAAAAAGGGAGAGAATATTTTTTAGTTTTTTAAAAGAAACTTCCGCCAGCACTTCTTTTTCCGCAATCTTCCACGGAAACCAAACCACTTCTGCGTGCGGAATAAATTTTTCTTTCTTTCCTCTTTTCTCCTGAGTTAAAATGGTTATTTCATGTCCCTTGTTGTGAAGAAGAAGAATGAGGTCTTCCAAATAACGATGATACACTTCATCTCTGTTTAGCGGGAAACTGCTTGTGCAAATGCAAATATTCATTCTTCTGTTCTGAATTTGGAATACAAAGGTGGAAAAATCTCTTAGAAGGGGCATTTTATTCTGCATTAAATAACTTTATACTTTTGAAGCAAGAAAGAAAATACTGATGTACAAAGACAAAAAAATCTGTGTGGTGGTTCCCGCTTACAACGAGGAAAAGCAAATTATTAAAGTGATAAGCTCCATGCCGGCTTTTGTGGATAAGATTGTTATAGTGAATGATTGCAGCAAAGACAATACAACACAGGTTGTTCAAAATTTGTTGCAGGCATATCCTTCCATTCTTCTTATCAATCATGAAAAAAATCAGGGAGTTGGCGGTGCCATTGCCACCGGCTACAAATGGGCACGCGATAATGATATGGATGTAGCTGTGGTGATGGCGGGTGACGCGCAAATGAATGCGGATGATTTGCCTGCCTTGTTGAATCCTGTTGTTAATGGCGAAGCAGATTATTCTAAGGGAAACCGGTTGTTTACGGGCGAAGCGTATAAAAAAATTCCCAAAGTCAGGTATTTTGGAAATGCAATGCTTTCTTTTCTAACTAAGATTGCATCCGGCTACTGGCATGTTGCCGATTCTCAAACCGGCTACACAGCCATCAACAAAAAAGCGTTAAGTCTGATTGATTGGGACAAGATGTATAAACGTTACGGACAACCGAACGATATTC is part of the Bacteroidota bacterium genome and harbors:
- a CDS encoding glycosyltransferase family 4 protein produces the protein MPLLRDFSTFVFQIQNRRMNICICTSSFPLNRDEVYHRYLEDLILLLHNKGHEITILTQEKRGKKEKFIPHAEVVWFPWKIAEKEVLAEVSFKKLKNILSLFSLLYNGARHSKKIVREKKIDIFICLWIVPSGLYVFLKNIFSKKTPYLLWSLGSDIYNNKDNFFTRLLLRLIINNSKAVFADGLELCDIIQKISSRKSEFLPTFHKINIPEASLADNPIAKKEITFLYVGRLTHVKGIDVLIEAFKLLKEETGSLNFTCTIIGDGEMMASLLNEVKKNNLTEKVLFIGKITDEKVKAGYYNKADCIIIPSRSESIPVVLSEAVQYGKPLITTNAGDMELIVKKYNLGLVAEKENPVSLASTIKKFIAQPLQINQKDKKDLLDTLLFENSSQKLLDKI
- a CDS encoding glycosyltransferase family 2 protein gives rise to the protein MYKDKKICVVVPAYNEEKQIIKVISSMPAFVDKIVIVNDCSKDNTTQVVQNLLQAYPSILLINHEKNQGVGGAIATGYKWARDNDMDVAVVMAGDAQMNADDLPALLNPVVNGEADYSKGNRLFTGEAYKKIPKVRYFGNAMLSFLTKIASGYWHVADSQTGYTAINKKALSLIDWDKMYKRYGQPNDILVRLNVYDMKVRDVPVKPVYNIGEKSGIKIRKVVFTISWLLMRMFLWRMKEKYIIRNFHPLVFFYFLGAVFFVSTILLFVRLFFFWYSYGNIPSINALAAMFSFMSSSFFSLFAMWFDMEANKDLK